A genomic segment from Bos taurus isolate L1 Dominette 01449 registration number 42190680 breed Hereford chromosome 1, ARS-UCD2.0, whole genome shotgun sequence encodes:
- the COX17 gene encoding cytochrome c oxidase copper chaperone (The RefSeq protein has 1 substitution compared to this genomic sequence) produces the protein MRANRLRQVWRVQAVCASCCFGARKMPGLAAAGPAPSESQEKKPLKPCCACPETKKARDACIIEKGEEQCGHLIEAHKECMRALGFKI, from the exons ATGCGCGCAAATCGGCTTCGCCAAGTCTGGAGAGTTCAGGCTGTCTGTGCTAGTTGCTGTTTTGGGGCACGAAAAATGCCAGGTCTGGCGGCCGCAAGCCCTGCCCCATCTGAGTCGCAGGAGAAGAAGCCGCTGAAGCCCTGCTGCGCCTGCCCGGAGACCAAGAAGGCGCGCGATGCGTG CATAATTGAGAAAGGAGAAGAGCAATGTGGACACCTAATTGAAGCCCACAAGGAGTGCATGAGAGCCCTGGGATTTAAGATATGA
- the COX17 gene encoding cytochrome c oxidase copper chaperone isoform X1: MRANRLRQVWRVQAVCASCCFGARKMPGLAAASPAPSESQEKKPLKPCCACPETKKARDACIIEKGEEQCGHLIEAHKECMRALGFKI; encoded by the exons ATGCGCGCAAATCGGCTTCGCCAAGTCTGGAGAGTTCAGGCTGTCTGTGCTAGTTGCTGTTTTGGGGCACGAAAAATGCCAGGTCTGGCGGCCGCAAGCCCTGCCCCATCTGAGTCGCAGGAGAAGAAGCCGCTGAAGCCCTGCTGCGCCTGCCCGGAGACCAAGAAGGCGCGCGATGCGTG CATAATTGAGAAAGGAGAAGAGCAATGTGGACACCTAATTGAAGCCCACAAGGAGTGCATGAGAGCCCTGGGATTTAAGATATGA